The following proteins come from a genomic window of Solwaraspora sp. WMMA2065:
- the map gene encoding type I methionyl aminopeptidase, which translates to MTSVRAPLTPGKISPWRPVPAHITRPEYVGRKQPAPWRGSHVQSPETIERMRVAGRLAARAVQLAGEHCKPGVTTDEIDAVVHDFLCDNGAYPSTLGYKGFPKSCCTSLNEVVCHGIPDSTVLADGDIANVDVTAYIGGVHGDTDATFCVGEVSQEAQLLVERTHEAMMRGIRAVAPGRQINVIGRVIESYARRFGYGVVRDFTGHGIGEAFHSGLYVPHYDSPRPTDVMEPGMTFTVEPMITLGTHEYDMWRDGWTVVTKDRRWTAQFEHTIVVTEDGFEILTLP; encoded by the coding sequence ATGACCTCCGTCCGCGCTCCGCTGACCCCTGGAAAGATCTCGCCGTGGCGGCCGGTGCCGGCGCACATCACCCGGCCGGAGTACGTCGGTCGCAAGCAGCCCGCGCCCTGGCGGGGCTCGCACGTGCAGTCCCCGGAGACGATCGAGCGGATGCGGGTGGCGGGTCGGCTCGCCGCCCGGGCCGTGCAGCTCGCCGGTGAGCACTGCAAACCAGGGGTGACCACCGACGAGATCGACGCGGTGGTGCACGACTTCCTCTGTGACAACGGCGCCTATCCGTCGACCCTGGGCTACAAGGGGTTCCCCAAATCCTGCTGCACCAGCCTCAATGAGGTCGTCTGCCACGGCATCCCCGACTCCACGGTGCTGGCCGACGGCGACATCGCCAACGTCGACGTGACCGCCTACATCGGCGGGGTGCACGGCGACACCGACGCGACCTTCTGCGTCGGCGAGGTCTCCCAGGAGGCCCAACTGCTGGTCGAGCGGACCCACGAGGCGATGATGCGGGGCATCCGGGCGGTGGCCCCGGGGCGGCAGATCAACGTGATCGGCCGGGTGATCGAGTCCTACGCCCGTCGGTTCGGCTACGGCGTGGTACGCGACTTCACCGGCCACGGCATCGGTGAGGCGTTCCACAGCGGGCTGTACGTTCCGCACTACGACAGTCCACGACCCACGGACGTGATGGAACCGGGAATGACGTTCACCGTCGAGCCGATGATCACGCTCGGCACGCACGAGTACGACATGTGGCGGGACGGCTGGACGGTGGTCACCAAGGACCGCCGGTGGACCGCCCAGTTCGAGCACACGATCGTGGTCACCGAGGACGGCTTCGAGATCCTCACCCTGCCCTGA
- a CDS encoding STAS domain-containing protein has product MNQQGQEQHFSATSDLDGDRLTVTVTGEVDMATADRMYRAAIHEDAGKVTLDLRTVSFFDSAAIHALLQLTDHYPQALTVLPSRQVRRVLDISGLGGQPWLAAD; this is encoded by the coding sequence GTGAATCAGCAGGGTCAGGAGCAGCACTTCTCCGCCACCAGTGACCTGGACGGTGACCGTCTGACCGTCACTGTCACCGGCGAGGTGGACATGGCCACCGCCGATCGCATGTACCGGGCCGCGATCCACGAGGACGCCGGCAAGGTGACCCTCGATCTGCGTACGGTCTCGTTCTTCGACTCGGCGGCCATCCACGCGCTGCTCCAGCTCACCGACCACTACCCGCAGGCGTTGACGGTGCTGCCGTCCCGGCAGGTCCGCCGGGTCCTGGACATCTCCGGCCTCGGCGGGCAGCCGTGGCTGGCCGCCGACTGA
- a CDS encoding ferritin-like domain-containing protein has protein sequence MADGWEQALAAEYAAIFAYGVLGVQLDGDAAGRARDAEAAHRDRRDQLILRIGAAAPPVDPAYQLPFPVTDTTSALRLAAEVEERAAAVWRAVLPVTSGADREAALTVLIEYAVRATRWRQAAGVTPAVPTWPGRPG, from the coding sequence GTGGCTGACGGGTGGGAGCAGGCACTCGCCGCCGAGTACGCGGCGATCTTCGCCTACGGCGTACTCGGGGTCCAGCTCGACGGCGACGCCGCTGGCCGGGCCCGGGACGCCGAGGCCGCCCACCGGGACCGGCGCGACCAGCTGATCCTGCGGATCGGCGCCGCCGCACCGCCGGTCGACCCGGCCTATCAGCTGCCGTTCCCGGTCACCGACACGACCAGCGCCCTGCGGTTGGCCGCCGAGGTGGAGGAGCGGGCCGCCGCCGTCTGGCGGGCGGTGCTGCCGGTCACCTCCGGCGCGGACCGTGAGGCGGCCCTCACCGTCCTGATCGAGTACGCGGTCCGCGCGACCCGCTGGCGACAGGCGGCCGGCGTCACACCGGCCGTACCGACCTGGCCGGGCCGGCCCGGCTGA
- a CDS encoding PadR family transcriptional regulator has translation MSIRHGLLALLDRGPMHGYQLRAAFEEATGGAWPLNIGQVYTTLSRLERDGLVHALAGNAAGQRPFAITDAGRDALAGWFSSPVGRVGQGRDELTVKIALALSTPRADVRGVVAAQRAATLDAVRELTRARARSADVDRVGRLVLDAMLFRAEAEIRWLDHCETSLLGPGPVRAG, from the coding sequence ATGTCGATCCGCCACGGGCTGCTCGCGCTGCTCGACCGGGGCCCGATGCACGGGTACCAGCTCCGGGCCGCCTTCGAGGAGGCCACCGGCGGGGCGTGGCCGCTCAACATCGGTCAGGTGTACACCACGCTCAGCAGGCTGGAACGCGACGGGCTGGTGCACGCGCTGGCGGGCAACGCGGCCGGGCAGCGACCGTTCGCCATCACCGACGCCGGCCGGGACGCGCTGGCCGGCTGGTTCAGCAGCCCGGTGGGCCGCGTCGGCCAAGGCCGCGACGAGCTGACGGTGAAGATCGCCCTCGCGCTGAGCACACCCCGGGCGGACGTACGCGGGGTGGTCGCGGCGCAACGGGCGGCGACCCTGGACGCGGTACGGGAGCTGACCCGTGCCCGAGCGAGGTCGGCCGACGTCGACCGCGTCGGCCGGCTGGTGCTCGACGCGATGCTGTTCCGGGCGGAGGCGGAGATCCGCTGGCTCGACCACTGTGAGACCAGTCTGCTGGGCCCCGGTCCGGTCAGGGCAGGGTGA